In Magnetospirillum sp. XM-1, a single window of DNA contains:
- a CDS encoding HD-GYP domain-containing protein codes for MGAVKIPATDDIGPSLRSTVLVAGSPLAAEVIRGHGLTVIEVSTVQEAMAALWADPIITAVISARSLPGGGGERLAAMATAALGRKIDVVVMPSAGSAHEDPSGTLASLLPRMSMTRQPPPSTELDSLFECLAVAAEHKDNETGQHNRRLGRYAGLLARTIGWSHQRCRIIELAASLHDIGKIGIPDSILFKPSPLTIEERAQMEHHTIAGHQILSAATSPVLACAANIARHHHERWSGGGYPFGLHGAAIPLEARIVSLCDVYDALRSERPYKAGLSHQDAARVLLEGDERTSPDHFDPHVLAAFRQIQKKFDDTFTLLTGE; via the coding sequence ATGGGAGCTGTGAAAATCCCTGCGACCGATGATATCGGCCCGTCGTTGAGGTCCACCGTTCTCGTCGCGGGCAGCCCGCTTGCAGCCGAAGTCATCCGGGGGCACGGACTGACGGTCATCGAGGTGTCCACCGTGCAGGAGGCCATGGCCGCCCTGTGGGCCGACCCCATCATCACCGCTGTTATTTCCGCCAGATCCTTGCCGGGAGGAGGCGGTGAACGTCTGGCCGCCATGGCCACCGCCGCCTTGGGAAGAAAAATAGACGTGGTTGTAATGCCCTCCGCCGGTTCCGCCCATGAAGACCCGTCGGGCACCTTGGCGTCGCTTCTGCCAAGAATGTCGATGACCAGACAACCTCCACCCTCCACGGAGTTGGACAGTCTGTTCGAGTGTCTGGCTGTAGCTGCCGAACACAAGGACAACGAAACAGGTCAGCATAATCGGCGACTGGGGCGCTATGCCGGCTTGCTTGCCCGGACCATAGGGTGGTCGCATCAACGTTGCCGTATCATTGAACTGGCGGCGTCACTGCACGACATTGGAAAAATCGGTATTCCGGACAGCATCCTATTTAAGCCGTCCCCCCTGACGATCGAGGAACGAGCCCAGATGGAACACCACACCATTGCCGGGCATCAGATTCTATCGGCGGCCACATCGCCGGTCCTTGCCTGTGCAGCGAATATTGCCCGCCATCATCATGAGCGCTGGAGCGGTGGCGGCTATCCCTTCGGACTGCACGGCGCCGCCATTCCGCTGGAGGCCCGGATCGTCAGTCTCTGCGATGTCTATGACGCACTTCGTTCGGAACGCCCCTATAAAGCCGGCCTCTCACACCAAGACGCGGCAAGAGTTCTGCTGGAAGGGGACGAGCGGACATCGCCAGATCACTTCGACCCCCATGTATTGGCGGCATTCCGACAGATACAGAAGAAATTTGACGACACATTCACCCTTCTGACAGGAGAGTGA
- a CDS encoding PAS domain S-box protein: MHLPPRPEQRVGEGRRRWAVYSLIPMAVLVWSIIGAVLLWSQERDAERLREKKAFSHQSERIQSMIEVQIKRVEDLLRAAMAEFSAPQGISRIRWEHFVKKIEVDRNYTGIIGIGYVAYVRRGELSLFMEERRMESHDFNVYPSDDIEDHMINTYLEPSAPLAKAIGYDVGSEPARRQTLERARDEGRLAISPKLDLLTAGNVLLYLPIYRHDASVHTVEARRAAIQGWAVASLVVADLLAGIVRSNENLDVELFDGEPSLNTLLLDSDQNPAGISAIAQYPDAIWSNLRVGGQTWRLYIANTTPSRPVFGRSGIVLAAGSVVALVLWGISQFLTSRYMFMARQATELANSLKQKEERLRLVLEYSNDAFWDWDVESDTAFYANHIHKMLGYSDEKISSNSEGLRQLMHPSDLAEVRKRFIGLLKSGGNRIDHEYRLKLKNGTWRWFRETAAIVERSGGRVTRMVGTVTDISTRRQAEDFLQLLSTVVEQSPFAVVITDAAGRIEYVNHHFVSLTGYTSDEVLGQTPALIKSGLTPPEVYKALWSAIESGREWRGELLNRKKDGDLYWEDTTITPVMNREGVTFYVAVKEDVTERKRLKQELQEQAKLPGQSPDPILRIARDGVILYANPAGQELLSHHPGISTEWRVTLISCLYGQLSKELELSLGERTYSFLFVPIHSADYVNVYGRDITKRHAAEERLRQGQKLEAIGTLAGGIAHDFNNILTSILGYNNLIFGDVDDREALADDVRQIHTAATRAKDLVRQILTFSRTTQGTKDSINLCAAIEETLPLIRAATPKTAEIKVSLIPRDAVILGTIVQIHQILLNLCGNAVDALIASRGVVDIKLERIRPGWVRLSVSDNGNGIPDSIRSRIFDPFFTTKPTGKGTGLGLSVVHGIVEDYGGRISVEAIAEGGTRFIIDFPETDQKLSVSTDHLADEIPPAGCLGSILVVDDEIAIAEMLERFLQRQGHTVRALSVGQIAMDIIQGGEKYDVVITDQMMPAVTGVDIANAVRVHSPETSVILCSGRDDQVTPEMCQAAAIAAFLVKPLNMIELIDTLDRLLAGRTHQSFSEPWRSLGGVKT, translated from the coding sequence ATGCATCTTCCCCCCCGACCGGAACAGCGCGTCGGCGAAGGTCGCCGTCGATGGGCGGTTTACAGCCTTATTCCGATGGCGGTTCTGGTATGGAGCATTATCGGGGCGGTGCTTCTCTGGTCTCAGGAAAGAGATGCCGAGCGCCTGCGCGAGAAGAAGGCATTCTCCCATCAGTCGGAACGAATTCAATCAATGATTGAGGTGCAGATCAAGCGTGTTGAAGATCTTTTACGTGCAGCAATGGCAGAATTCAGCGCCCCACAGGGAATATCGAGAATACGCTGGGAGCATTTCGTAAAAAAAATAGAAGTTGATAGGAATTATACCGGCATCATTGGCATAGGATATGTTGCCTACGTAAGACGAGGAGAGTTATCACTGTTTATGGAAGAGCGGAGAATGGAAAGCCATGACTTCAATGTATATCCTTCTGATGACATAGAAGATCATATGATAAATACATATCTTGAGCCATCAGCTCCCCTGGCCAAAGCTATCGGCTACGACGTGGGCAGTGAACCGGCTCGGCGACAGACCTTGGAGCGGGCCCGCGATGAAGGGCGGCTGGCCATAAGTCCCAAGCTTGATCTGCTCACCGCCGGAAACGTTCTCCTATACCTTCCCATATACCGGCACGATGCATCCGTCCACACGGTAGAGGCGCGTCGTGCCGCCATACAGGGATGGGCTGTGGCATCCTTGGTGGTTGCCGATCTGCTGGCCGGCATCGTCAGATCAAATGAAAATCTTGATGTGGAACTGTTCGATGGCGAACCGTCATTGAACACATTACTGCTGGATTCTGATCAGAACCCAGCGGGGATCTCAGCGATAGCCCAGTATCCTGACGCCATTTGGTCAAACTTGCGAGTTGGAGGGCAAACATGGCGCCTCTACATCGCCAATACGACGCCATCCCGACCTGTATTTGGGCGCTCCGGGATCGTTCTGGCTGCTGGATCAGTCGTCGCATTGGTGCTGTGGGGGATCAGCCAGTTTCTTACATCCCGTTACATGTTCATGGCACGTCAAGCTACGGAGTTGGCCAATTCGCTGAAGCAAAAGGAAGAGCGGCTACGCCTAGTTCTAGAATACAGCAATGATGCTTTTTGGGATTGGGACGTGGAGAGTGATACGGCATTCTACGCAAACCATATCCACAAAATGTTGGGATATTCCGACGAAAAAATTTCGTCGAATTCCGAAGGATTGAGACAGCTGATGCATCCTAGTGACTTGGCAGAGGTCCGAAAGCGCTTTATTGGCCTGCTCAAATCCGGAGGCAACCGCATTGATCATGAGTATCGGCTCAAATTGAAGAATGGCACATGGCGGTGGTTCCGCGAAACCGCCGCTATTGTTGAAAGATCAGGTGGACGCGTCACCCGCATGGTAGGGACCGTTACTGACATCAGCACCCGTCGCCAGGCTGAGGACTTTCTGCAGCTGCTGTCAACAGTTGTCGAGCAGAGTCCTTTCGCTGTTGTGATAACCGATGCCGCAGGACGAATCGAGTACGTCAATCATCACTTCGTATCCTTGACCGGGTACACCAGTGACGAGGTTCTAGGGCAAACCCCTGCCCTGATCAAATCGGGACTCACTCCTCCGGAAGTCTATAAGGCTCTGTGGTCCGCCATCGAATCAGGACGGGAGTGGCGAGGTGAACTCTTGAACCGCAAGAAAGATGGAGACCTATACTGGGAGGATACGACGATCACCCCGGTCATGAATCGGGAAGGCGTCACGTTCTATGTCGCGGTCAAGGAGGATGTTACCGAACGCAAACGCCTTAAGCAGGAACTGCAGGAACAAGCAAAGCTGCCGGGCCAGAGTCCTGATCCCATCCTGCGGATTGCTCGCGACGGGGTGATTCTTTACGCGAATCCGGCGGGGCAGGAGTTGCTCTCCCACCATCCCGGCATCTCTACGGAATGGCGGGTTACGCTGATCTCCTGCCTTTATGGGCAACTCAGCAAAGAATTGGAACTATCTCTGGGGGAGCGGACATACAGCTTTCTATTCGTTCCCATTCATTCTGCAGACTATGTCAATGTCTATGGCCGCGACATCACTAAGCGCCATGCCGCCGAGGAACGTTTACGCCAAGGCCAGAAACTGGAAGCCATCGGTACCCTGGCCGGGGGAATTGCTCATGACTTCAACAATATCCTGACCAGCATACTTGGTTATAATAATTTGATCTTTGGCGACGTTGACGACAGAGAGGCCTTGGCCGACGATGTAAGGCAAATTCATACGGCGGCAACCCGCGCCAAGGATCTTGTCCGCCAAATTCTCACGTTCAGCCGGACAACCCAGGGCACCAAGGACTCGATCAACCTCTGCGCTGCCATTGAAGAAACATTACCGCTGATCCGCGCCGCGACGCCTAAAACTGCAGAGATTAAAGTAAGTCTGATACCGCGGGATGCCGTCATCCTTGGTACTATAGTACAGATTCACCAAATTCTGCTGAATCTCTGCGGCAACGCGGTTGACGCTCTGATCGCCAGCAGGGGCGTTGTTGATATTAAGCTGGAAAGAATTCGACCGGGCTGGGTCCGCCTATCCGTATCCGATAATGGAAATGGAATACCCGATTCAATTCGATCCAGGATATTCGATCCATTCTTTACCACCAAGCCCACGGGCAAAGGGACAGGATTGGGCCTGTCGGTCGTCCATGGCATTGTCGAGGATTATGGTGGTCGGATCTCCGTGGAGGCGATTGCCGAAGGTGGGACCCGCTTCATTATTGATTTTCCTGAAACTGACCAGAAGTTGTCAGTCTCAACCGACCATCTGGCGGATGAAATCCCTCCCGCTGGATGCCTGGGCTCGATTCTCGTCGTGGATGATGAAATAGCCATCGCCGAAATGTTGGAGCGCTTCCTGCAGCGGCAAGGTCATACAGTGCGGGCGCTGTCGGTAGGGCAGATAGCTATGGATATTATCCAGGGCGGCGAAAAATACGACGTGGTCATTACCGACCAGATGATGCCGGCAGTAACCGGCGTTGACATTGCCAATGCAGTTCGTGTCCATAGCCCGGAGACATCCGTAATTCTCTGCAGTGGTCGTGATGATCAGGTTACTCCTGAGATGTGCCAAGCTGCCGCTATCGCCGCCTTCCTCGTCAAGCCATTGAACATGATCGAACTGATCGACACATTGGACCGGTTGCTAGCGGGTCGGACGCATCAATCCTTTTCGGAGCCATGGCGTTCGTTGGGCGGCGTGAAGACGTAG